TTGGTCGTTGATGAAGTGGTGAAAGCAACCAGCTTCCTGGCTAATCGCCGAATCGGCGCCCTTATTGCCATCGAGAAAACGAACAGCCTGGCGGACTTTGTCGAAATCGGCATGAAAATAGACGCCTGGGTATCCAGAGAGCTTATCATAAGCATATTCAACACATCCTCCCCACTTCACGACGGAGGAATGATCATCGGTAGTAACAAGATCCTGTCCGCCGGTTCTTTTTTCCCGTTGGCTACAGACCCGGACCTGGAAAGGGAGCTGGGAACAAGGCATAGAGCGGCTATAGGGCTATCCAGAGAGACAGATGCAATCGTGGTTGTGGTCTCGGAAGAGACCGGAACAATATCTCTCGCCTCCGAGGGCAACTTGACCAGGGGGTTGGATGCAACTTCACTCTATAATCGTCTCCTCGACCTTCTGGTAATAGGAAGACAGCAATCTGAAAACTATGGTATTTTTGACCGCATCGTTAAAGGAAAGCGAGTAGAAAAAAACAGTGCTTAAAAAGCTCGATGAGATATCCCGAAATATATTTTTCAAGAATGTTGGTAAGAAAATCTTAGCCATCACCATTGCCGTATTTCTTTGGTTTATAGCCAACGTTGAACATGATATCGAGAAGAGTTTGTCCATAAATGTGAATTACGTAAACTTACCCTCTGACCTGGTTATCGTGAACAAACCCCCGGAGAAACTCAACATCAGGATTCGCGGTTCCCGCACCCAGCTATCCTCCATTTCTCCGCGTAATATAGCCTTCACCGTCGACCTGGCCAACGCATCCCCCGGTCTCTCTAAGTTCGAGGTGCAAACAGACCAAATCAAGACGCCCCGGGGAGTGCTCGTCACCGGAATAACCCCGGCTGAGATCAAGGTGGATATAGACAAATTGATGGTCAAAGAAGTCGATGTGAGGCCGGTAATCGAGGGTCCTGCCGATACCGGATATGAGGTGGTCGGTGTGCCTACCGTAGACCCCAGCAAGGTGGAGATCAGGGGGCCAAGAAGCATCGTGTCCAAGGTCGAGCGCTTGAACACCGACTCGATATCGGTGGTCGGAGTGAGGTCGAAATTTACCATCCAAGTTCCTCTAAAGCCAGTAAATCCGCTCGTCGACGTCGTCAAAGATGAGATTGTAAGGGTCACGGTGGACATACAGGAACAGATAGTGGAGAAGCAGTTTAAAAACATAGATATAAAACTGGTTAACTTTGATGACCGGGAAGTGGAGCCGTTGGGTCCTATGAAAGCGGAATTGGAATTTGAAGGCCCCTACAGTATAATCCGGGACCTGAACAGTGATGATATAAACGTTTATGTCGATGGCCATAATCTAAAAAACAGTCAGCAGAAGCGGGTAGAGTTACAGATAGACGTAATCTATCCGCATCCGGAGCTTATTACGTTGAAGAAAAAGACACCGAAAGTGGTAGAGGTTAAACTCAA
The Thermodesulfobacteriota bacterium DNA segment above includes these coding regions:
- the cdaA gene encoding diadenylate cyclase CdaA, with the protein product MFDAIFNFRYLWDAVDILLVAGIIYYLLSLIEGTRAVQILSGLIALFALYFASQRWELFTLNWILGHFLGSIIIIAVILFQNDIRRALAALGRNPLLLKISRGKSEELVVDEVVKATSFLANRRIGALIAIEKTNSLADFVEIGMKIDAWVSRELIISIFNTSSPLHDGGMIIGSNKILSAGSFFPLATDPDLERELGTRHRAAIGLSRETDAIVVVVSEETGTISLASEGNLTRGLDATSLYNRLLDLLVIGRQQSENYGIFDRIVKGKRVEKNSA
- a CDS encoding CdaR family protein, whose translation is MLKKLDEISRNIFFKNVGKKILAITIAVFLWFIANVEHDIEKSLSINVNYVNLPSDLVIVNKPPEKLNIRIRGSRTQLSSISPRNIAFTVDLANASPGLSKFEVQTDQIKTPRGVLVTGITPAEIKVDIDKLMVKEVDVRPVIEGPADTGYEVVGVPTVDPSKVEIRGPRSIVSKVERLNTDSISVVGVRSKFTIQVPLKPVNPLVDVVKDEIVRVTVDIQEQIVEKQFKNIDIKLVNFDDREVEPLGPMKAELEFEGPYSIIRDLNSDDINVYVDGHNLKNSQQKRVELQIDVIYPHPELITLKKKTPKVVEVKLN